One segment of Methylotenera versatilis 79 DNA contains the following:
- the queE gene encoding 7-carboxy-7-deazaguanine synthase QueE: MALKIYEIFHSLQGETSRFGLPTVFVRLTGCPLRCSYCDTEYAFSGGSNMEIADILLKVAEFGARYVTVTGGEPLAQKQCHNLLKSLCDAGYSVSLETGGAMDIAPVDKRVSIILDIKTPASNEEKKNLWSNLAHIKPSDEIKFVLCNRADYDWAKIKLDELKLVEKCPILFSPSFHELAANELAAWVLADKLHVRMQIQLHKILWGEKQGV; this comes from the coding sequence ATGGCTTTAAAAATTTACGAAATATTTCACTCATTGCAAGGCGAAACCAGTCGATTTGGCTTGCCTACGGTATTTGTGCGCCTGACGGGTTGCCCTTTGCGATGCAGTTATTGCGATACGGAATATGCTTTTAGCGGTGGGTCCAATATGGAAATTGCTGACATTTTGCTCAAAGTGGCGGAGTTTGGCGCGCGCTACGTGACGGTGACGGGTGGCGAGCCGCTTGCACAAAAACAATGCCACAATCTATTAAAGTCTTTGTGTGATGCAGGCTATAGCGTATCGCTTGAGACTGGTGGTGCGATGGATATTGCGCCAGTCGATAAGCGCGTGTCAATTATATTAGACATTAAAACACCTGCTTCAAACGAAGAAAAAAAGAATCTCTGGAGCAATTTGGCGCATATTAAACCCAGTGATGAGATCAAGTTTGTGCTGTGTAATCGTGCCGATTATGATTGGGCTAAAATTAAGTTGGATGAGCTTAAATTGGTTGAAAAATGCCCGATATTATTCTCCCCTAGTTTTCATGAGTTAGCCGCCAATGAGCTGGCAGCTTGGGTTTTGGCAGATAAATTACACGTGCGCATGCAAATTCAATTGCACAAGATTTTATGGGGCGAAAAGCAGGGCGTATGA
- the queC gene encoding 7-cyano-7-deazaguanine synthase QueC: MTKKAVVLLSGGLDSATCLAIAKSQGFDCYCLSLDYHQRHIAELQAANQIALKLGAITHKTAQLDLSLFGGSALTDNAIDVPMSETVGIPVTYVPARNTIMLSLSLAWAEVLGAQDIFIGVNALDYSGYPDCRGEYVTAFQQMANLATKSAVEGQKITIHAPLIDMTKGQIIRLGTQLGVDYAMTVSCYQADDLGQACGKCDSCRLRREGFLQAKIQDPTQYQIKSDV, from the coding sequence ATGACAAAAAAAGCGGTAGTTTTACTTTCTGGCGGGCTAGATTCTGCGACTTGTCTGGCGATTGCAAAATCGCAAGGCTTTGATTGTTACTGTTTAAGTTTGGATTACCATCAGCGCCATATTGCTGAGTTGCAGGCAGCTAACCAAATTGCGCTGAAACTAGGTGCCATCACACACAAAACTGCGCAGTTGGATTTAAGTTTATTCGGTGGTTCAGCCTTAACGGATAATGCCATTGACGTACCGATGTCGGAAACCGTCGGCATTCCAGTGACTTATGTGCCTGCACGTAATACGATTATGTTGTCACTCAGCTTGGCGTGGGCGGAGGTATTAGGCGCACAGGATATTTTTATTGGCGTCAATGCGCTGGATTATTCCGGCTATCCTGATTGTCGCGGCGAGTACGTGACGGCGTTTCAACAAATGGCCAATTTGGCGACTAAAAGTGCAGTAGAAGGTCAAAAAATCACCATTCACGCACCGTTAATCGATATGACTAAAGGGCAAATAATCCGTTTAGGTACACAACTTGGTGTGGATTATGCGATGACGGTTTCTTGCTATCAAGCGGATGATTTAGGTCAAGCGTGTGGAAAATGTGATTCCTGTCGATTGCGACGCGAGGGCTTTTTGCAAGCTAAAATTCAGGATCCAACCCAATACCAAATTAAATCTGATGTTTGA
- a CDS encoding helix-turn-helix transcriptional regulator, which produces MDNAQSNQDDNWRIKMLEQGLAHLGQALIIVSSRAEVLFASGAAEVLLKNQHGLSVINQQLIADLLPDNTRLQNAIRTAIDANHTQENSISLYIHRSQHPKPYYLSISRMQKQEDERRDGHTVMILVKDLSLNYEYWTDRLSAEFNLSRREVECVVLLTERRSTAEVSEVMGISTDTVRQYIKNVFKKMDVQKQHELVSLALEYRRNR; this is translated from the coding sequence ATGGATAATGCTCAATCGAATCAGGACGATAACTGGCGCATAAAAATGCTCGAACAGGGCTTAGCGCATTTGGGGCAGGCTTTGATTATTGTTTCCAGCAGGGCAGAAGTCTTATTCGCATCTGGCGCGGCAGAAGTGCTACTTAAAAATCAGCATGGGTTAAGTGTAATTAACCAACAATTAATCGCAGATTTGCTGCCGGATAATACGCGGCTACAAAATGCGATACGCACAGCAATCGATGCGAATCACACGCAGGAAAACTCTATTAGCCTCTACATTCATCGCAGTCAGCATCCTAAGCCGTATTATCTTTCAATCAGCCGCATGCAAAAGCAAGAAGATGAGCGCAGAGACGGCCATACAGTGATGATTCTGGTCAAAGATTTAAGTCTTAATTATGAATATTGGACAGATAGATTAAGTGCTGAATTTAATCTGTCGCGCCGCGAAGTGGAGTGTGTTGTGCTGTTAACTGAACGTAGAAGTACTGCCGAAGTATCTGAAGTGATGGGTATTAGTACTGATACCGTACGGCAATATATTAAGAATGTGTTTAAAAAAATGGACGTACAAAAACAGCATGAACTGGTGAGTTTGGCGCTGGAATATCGCCGAAATAGATAG
- the rpsP gene encoding 30S ribosomal protein S16 codes for MVVIRLSRGGSKKSPFYNVVVADSRNRRDGRFIERVGFYNPSAKAGAEGLRIDAARVSHWTGNGAQLSDTVARLVKTHAKGPEAAIAAKAKDAAKADAAKAKAAALEAEKAKAAADAAKAKADEKAAADAAKLAEENAAAKAAEAETTAEAPAETPAADA; via the coding sequence ATGGTAGTGATTCGTTTATCTCGTGGTGGTTCTAAAAAGAGCCCATTTTATAATGTAGTAGTGGCTGATTCACGTAATCGTCGCGATGGTCGTTTTATTGAGCGCGTTGGTTTTTATAACCCATCTGCTAAAGCTGGTGCAGAAGGTCTACGTATTGATGCTGCACGTGTTAGTCATTGGACTGGCAACGGCGCACAATTGTCTGACACAGTTGCTCGCTTAGTTAAAACGCATGCTAAAGGCCCAGAAGCGGCAATAGCTGCTAAAGCTAAAGATGCTGCAAAAGCCGATGCGGCAAAAGCTAAAGCCGCTGCGTTAGAAGCTGAAAAAGCTAAAGCGGCAGCCGATGCTGCTAAAGCAAAAGCAGATGAAAAAGCTGCTGCCGATGCAGCTAAGCTTGCAGAAGAAAATGCAGCTGCTAAAGCAGCCGAAGCAGAAACTACTGCTGAAGCTCCAGCAGAAACACCTGCAGCTGACGCTTAA
- the rimM gene encoding ribosome maturation factor RimM (Essential for efficient processing of 16S rRNA) has translation MSVVSTKTALNSLPNNLVVMGRVVAPYGVFGWLKVLPDTETLDSLFDYDTWWVGKDDSWRELEVIEAKVHNDVLVVKLRGVDDRDAAFTCKGKQVAVPRDALPEAPENEYYWSDLIGLTVKNQQEVVFGQVTDVFGTGANDVIVVNDGELNSERERLIPFTPQVIVDVDLAAKTMLVDWDADF, from the coding sequence ATGAGTGTAGTTTCAACTAAGACAGCATTAAATAGTTTGCCAAATAATCTAGTAGTCATGGGGCGCGTTGTTGCGCCCTACGGCGTTTTTGGGTGGCTGAAAGTGCTGCCCGATACTGAAACGTTGGATAGTTTGTTTGATTACGATACTTGGTGGGTTGGTAAAGATGACAGCTGGCGCGAGCTAGAGGTTATCGAAGCAAAAGTACATAACGATGTATTAGTTGTAAAGTTGCGAGGTGTAGATGACCGTGATGCGGCATTTACTTGCAAAGGTAAACAGGTTGCCGTACCGCGAGATGCGTTACCTGAAGCGCCAGAAAATGAATATTATTGGTCTGATCTAATCGGGTTAACGGTTAAAAATCAGCAAGAAGTGGTTTTTGGACAAGTTACAGATGTGTTTGGCACAGGCGCCAACGATGTGATTGTGGTCAATGACGGTGAGTTGAATAGTGAGCGTGAACGCTTGATTCCATTTACACCGCAAGTGATTGTAGATGTGGATTTAGCTGCAAAAACCATGTTGGTCGATTGGGATGCGGATTTTTAG
- the trmD gene encoding tRNA (guanosine(37)-N1)-methyltransferase TrmD → MRFDVISLFPDMFDAISQYGITSRALERKIYALNVINPRDFTKDNHKTVDDRPYGGGPGMVMLAEPLAQSIDLAKKNQAVLGVKSHVIHLSPRGVPLNHQKVMQLSQQQGLILLASRYEGVDERLLSALVDEEISIGDYVLSGGELPAMVLIDAVVRQLPGVLGDADSAVEDSFVNGLLDYPHYTRPEDLYLENMENKKVPEVLLSGNHAKIREWRLKQSLLLTRAKRPDLLAARSLTKEEARLLQEGIREQEQASS, encoded by the coding sequence ATGCGCTTTGATGTTATTAGCTTGTTTCCCGATATGTTTGATGCAATCAGCCAATATGGCATTACATCACGCGCATTAGAACGCAAGATTTATGCTTTAAATGTGATTAATCCGCGCGATTTTACTAAGGATAATCACAAAACTGTCGATGACAGACCTTACGGCGGCGGCCCTGGCATGGTTATGTTGGCAGAGCCGTTGGCACAGTCGATTGATTTGGCGAAAAAAAATCAAGCGGTTTTAGGTGTTAAGTCGCATGTGATTCATTTATCACCACGTGGCGTGCCGTTAAATCACCAAAAAGTGATGCAATTAAGCCAGCAGCAAGGCTTGATATTGCTGGCAAGTCGCTACGAAGGTGTGGATGAACGCTTATTAAGCGCGCTGGTGGATGAAGAAATATCGATTGGTGATTATGTATTAAGTGGCGGCGAATTACCCGCCATGGTGCTAATAGATGCAGTGGTAAGGCAATTACCAGGCGTGTTAGGTGATGCAGATTCGGCAGTAGAAGATTCCTTTGTGAATGGTTTGCTGGATTATCCGCATTACACCCGACCTGAGGACTTGTATTTAGAAAACATGGAAAATAAAAAGGTGCCAGAAGTATTGTTATCTGGCAACCATGCAAAGATTAGAGAGTGGCGATTGAAACAATCGTTATTGCTAACAAGGGCGAAACGCCCTGATTTATTGGCCGCAAGGTCGTTGACGAAAGAGGAAGCACGGCTGCTACAAGAAGGTATTAGAGAGCAGGAACAAGCATCTTCATAA
- the rplS gene encoding 50S ribosomal protein L19 produces MADIIKMLETEEIARLGKKIPTFAPGDTVIVGVNVVEGTRKRVQAYEGVVIAIRNRGLNSSFIVRKISSGEGVERTFQTYSPLIASIEVKRRGDVRRAKLYYLRERSGKSARIKEKLVAREKEILAPEVKA; encoded by the coding sequence GTGGCAGATATTATTAAAATGTTAGAAACGGAAGAAATTGCGCGTTTAGGCAAAAAGATTCCAACTTTCGCACCAGGCGATACCGTTATTGTCGGCGTGAACGTAGTGGAAGGTACACGTAAACGTGTGCAGGCTTATGAAGGCGTTGTGATTGCAATTCGTAATCGTGGTCTTAACTCATCATTTATCGTGCGTAAAATCTCATCTGGTGAAGGTGTAGAGCGTACATTCCAAACTTACTCACCGTTAATCGCTTCAATCGAAGTAAAACGTCGTGGTGATGTTCGTCGTGCGAAACTTTACTACTTACGTGAACGTTCAGGTAAATCTGCACGTATTAAAGAAAAATTAGTTGCGCGTGAAAAAGAAATTCTAGCACCGGAAGTAAAAGCGTAA